The window TACGCGCATTACATTTCCATCGACTGCAGGCTCAGGAATTCCATAGGCAATGCTTAAAATAGCACCTGCTGTATAGGGACCTACTCCTTTTAAAGAGGATATTTCCTTTGGATTATCAGGAACCTTCCCTTCATATTTTACTTGAACCTCTTTAACTGCAGAATGCAAATTTCTCGCTCTTGAATAGTAACCAAGACCTTCCCATGCTTTTAAAACCCTCTCCTCTTCTGCCTCCGATAAGGCTTCAATCGTAGGGAATTGCTCCATAAAGCGGTTAAAATAGGGTATGACTGTATCCACTCTTGTCTGCTGAAGCATGATTTCCGAAACCCATACCTTATAAGGATCCTGATCCTTCCGCCAAGGGAGGTCCCTCATTTCCTCTGTAAACCAGCCTATTAAGTCCTGGCAAAATGCTGTCTTATCCACAGCTTCTAAGTTTTTCAAACTATTTTTTTTCACTTTTGTTCCTCCAGGATGTTAAAGCCATTAAATTGGGCAATATTATTAGTGCAGATTATTTTTTTATTAAGATAATCCCAAAAACTTAAATTAATCAATTATTATCGGAAAAAATACATATTTTAAACTGTCATGGTAAAAATATTCTGATACACTAAGTATATGGAAAGTAATATTTCCCGAAAAAAATCATACAAGCGAGCAGGAGGTTTTTTTCGGAAAATTGCTGTTTTGACATATGCTGTTGAGTCCCAACGGATTACCGATTAAGGAGGTTTCTTCCTTGGATACAGGTACACATGTTGTAATGGGGTTAGCCCTAGGCGGCCTGGCAACACTTGATCCCGTTGTTGCTAGCAGTTCAGCGACAGCAACAAGTGTGTTCATTTCAGTGATGGTCGGCTCACAGGCACCTGATATAGATACCGTATTAAAGCTTCGAAACAACGCAATTTATATTAGAAATCATCGTGGAATTACACACTCGATACCAGCGATTCTTCTATGGCCAATTGGAATTATGGCAGTCGTTTACCCTTTTTTCCCTACTGCTGATTTACTGCATCTTTGGCTCTGGACATTTTTAGCCGTTTTCCTCCATGTTTTCGTTGATATTTTTAACGCATACGGCACACAAGCATTGCGACCTTTTTCATCAAAATGGGTAGCACTTGGGGTTATCAATACTTTTGATCCTTTTATTTTCGGTATCCATGTACTGGGTATTATTTTGTGGCTGTTCGGTGCAAATCCTGGGTATATCTTTGCTGCAATTTATGCCATTTTAGTTATTTATTACATTGTCCGCTGCTTCGTAAGACAAAATGTATATCGAAAGGTTTTACTAAGAATTCCTGATGCAACTGAAATTATCATAGCTCCTACCATGAGATTTCACCAATGGAAAATTGCGGTCATGAATAAACATCAATTTTTTGTTGGACGATCCGTTAATCGACAGGTTCAGATTCTTGATCAGTTCAATCGTGTTGAGGTTCCTGAAACACCTGTGCTAGAGGCAGCAAAGAAGGATGAAAATCTAGCAGCCTTTCTATCCTTCTCACCTGTTTACCGCTGGGAAGTTGATGAATATGATGACCATTATGAGGTTCGGTTTATTGACTTACGCTATCGAAGCAAGGATTATTACCCCTTCGTAGCAGTTGTCCATTTAGACCTTGATTTGAACATCCTCACATCCTATACCGGCTGGATCTTCAGTGAAGAAAAACTCAGAAAAAAACTGGATATTATACCAAGCTAAAGCGATGTCGTGTTCGAACATCGCTTTTTTGCGTTGATTATTAGCTTAACATGCTCCATTTCATTTCCAATAATTTAACATCACAAAACGTGATAGCTCCTGTAAAAATGCACAAACTAGTTGTAAGTGGTCATTAAGATTTGATGATCACGGTTCTTATCCCGCATTTAGGAGGTCATCACATGCGTAACAAAGAAAAAGGTTTCCCCAATTTAAATAATAATAAATTAGAGGGAGAACCTCGTGCTAAAGCGGAATATGCCTCTAAAAGAGCAGATGGAACCATCAACACACATCCGCAGGAAAGAATGCGTGCATCTTCCCATAGAGACATCGATACATCCAATTTGTTTTAATTTAAGGTAAATCTCATTGAATTCCACCAGCTTGCTTCAGTAAGGAGTCGCATCCTTACTGAAGTTTAACAAGCATTGAGATTGGCAGCGCTTCTTCCTCCTGTCCATTTCGCAGTCGATGCCCCCACGCAAACACGCCATTTAAATAGTCTATTTTAAAATAAGCACCCGGGTCTCCCTCAATCTGGTATATTTCCCCAGGAATAAAATCTTCTGGATTTAATAGATAAGCTTTTGCCATAACTGCCTTTCTTTCCAAAACAGCAAACTCATTTACCATTCCCATTTGCTCGGCTTTTCTCGCCTTTTCATGTAATTTAGCAATTTCCTGATGTAACTCATATTCCGATAGCTGACTGTATCTCTTTTCCTGCTGCTCCATAATACCATCCCCTTTATCCTCTTTCGGACTCTTGTCTATCATTTAGTATAATGAAAAAATATTTAATAGGAAAGAAAAGCGTATTACCTAATCATTCCATTCCTGCTGGTTGAAGTAAGCTTCAATTTGTTCGAGTGAAAAACCTTTTCGATAAAGGGCACTTTTCATTTTTTGCTCGTAAGCATACCCGGTTTCAGCCGCAAATTTTCGCTTCAGCTTCCCCGCCTGGTAACTTAAGGCTTCCATTCCATCATCATTTCTTTGCAGATTTGTCCCTTCAATTGCCTCAGCGATAATATCAAAGCCAAAGCCTTTACGAATTAATTTTTGTTCCAGCTTTGCCCGAAGGACTCTTTCAGAATCCTTTTGATTTTTCTGTGCACTTTTTTCACAAAGGACTTTCGCTTTATCAAGCTGTGCCTCATAGGGATATTCCTTAAGAGCATCGTTGATAAATTTATCGCTGATTCCTTTTTCCTTTAGCTCATTTCGGATTAAGACAGTGCCTTTATCGGTTGTATTCATTTGCGTTCTGACATAAGCAATTGCGTATTGCTCATCATTTAGGAATTGGTATTCATACAGCTTGATAATGACCTCTTGAATGATTGGCTCATCTACCTCTTTTTCTGCTAAATAAGTACGAACCTCTGACTCTGATCTAATTCTGCGTGTTAAATACTGAAGGGCTCGATTATAGGCCTTACGGATATCGTCATCATAATGAATCTCAGTAATCAAAAAGTCATCTAATTCCATGCCTTTTTTCAACTGATACTTTACTAATACCCCTTCATCGACACTAAAAGCATATTTTTCCCCATTTCCGTCATCAAGAAATAGATTATAACGCTCTTTATTTTTTTGCTGTGTTGTAATTTTTGTAATGATCGGCATCAACTTCACCTCACCTTAAATGTAGCATATCCAACCGTCCTATTTGAATAGAACAATTCCATATGGGAAGATAAGCCACAAAGTAATTTCATTATTTTTACTATTTCAACCTGAGTATGAATCATTTTTATTAAGGGGAAAATGTGGAAGATACTTTCATGAAAGGAAGGATTCAAATGGCGAAAAAAACAGACAAGGAAAAAAGTGCTTTATCAAGTATGCAGGCCGTAACTTATCAACGTGAATTCAAAATGGCAGATCGTGCCGGCGGTTTTATGGACCGAAAAGGAAGAAAGTAATAAGTGACTAGCTCCTGTGACTAGTCCTCAAATTAACGTTAAGCTTGTAACAACTTACCTTTCATAGTCAGTTAATACGGGAGCATAATAAAGTATGGAGCTACGCTTCATACTTTATTTATTGAAGGGAGTTTTGTCGATGGGTCGAGCACAAGGGCATAAAACACGTGACAGAAATAAAAGCTCGTTGCCTCAAGTTCCAAAAAATATGAAATACGATCGCATGAGCGAGGAATATGCTCAAGAATTAAATAATCAAATCAGCAGAGAAGAACAAGCATTATCAAATGCTGCAAACCAAAGAAATCAAGGAAATAAAGGCTGATTATAGTAGGTAAGGATCTATTACAAGAAAAAGGGGTTTTGGCATAATGGCTAGAAAAAATCAATTTCAAAATAATTTAAAATCCGATGGCATTGATGAAGAATTCTCCCGAGAATTAGCGGACCAAGAAGATTTAGAGGCTCAAGCACGAGCAGAAGCAGCCAATCAACGAGTAAAGCGAAAGAATAAATGAACCAATCTGTGGATATAGTTATCCACAATATTGTTAACAATGTTAGTAACTTAACCGATCATGATAATATCAATCCCTAAGCAAACCATTAATTGTGTATAAATTTCCTTAAATACAGTAAATTTTCTGTGGATTATGTGGGTAAAGTTGTGGAAACAATGCTGTATAACACTTTACCCTGTTGATAACTTTATCCACATTCCATACCTTAAGTAAAAGCCGGGAATTTTCCCGGCTTTTTATTCTGCCCTCATGCAACGTGTACCACTAGATACAGTCGTCAAACTTACAAGTACATAGGTAACAAGCGAAAGTAAAACAGGTAAAACAACCGTATGCATGCCAAAAGCACTAGGAAAGACACGATCAATTAGAATATAGGAACCCATACCAATAATCATAGAAGAAATCGCTCCGTATTTATTTCCTTTTCCCCAGTAAAGACCCAATACAATTGGCCATAAAAAGACAGATTCAAGTCCGCCGAATGCAAAGAGATTCAGCCACGCCAATAGCTCAGGTGGATTTAAAGCAAATAAAATCACCGTTGCCCCGATAACGGTCGTTACCCAAAGACTTGTTTGCTTAATTTGCTTTTCTGTCGCATCGGGTTTTATAAAATTCAAGAATATATCCTTCACAATAGTTGAGCTGACGAGAATTAATAATGAAGAGATGGTCGACATAATGGCAGCCATTGGAGCTGAAAGAACCAAGCCTGCCAAAAAAGGAGACAATACTTTTAATGTAAGCATCGGCATGACCTTATCGCCAATTTCAATTCCCGGCAAGACTGCCCGGGCTAATACACCTATTAAATGCATGCCAAACATAATCGTCCCAATCACAATGGTGCCAATGATGATGGCTTGGTGCATGGACTTAGAGTCTTTATAGGACATCGCTCGAACTGCCATCTGTGGAAGACCGATTACCCCTACTCCAATCAAAATCCAAAAAGTGGAGACATATAGCGACGTTAACTGCCGGTCGGCCCCATATGGGGAGATAAAATCTGGGTTTTCTGCAGCTAAGCTGGACATGATTGCCGGTAAGCCACCACCTACAACAATGGTCGCTATCAGCAGGATAATCGTTCCGACCAGCATAACAATTCCTTGGACAGTATCAGTCAGTACAACGGCTCTAAAGCCTCCGATAAGCACATACAAAAGCACGGTGAAAGCAAAAATCAAGAGTGAGGCTTGATATGATAATCCTGTTAAAGACTCAATTAACCTCCCACCACCGACCCATTGTGCAATCATAGATGAAAATAAAAAGATAATGATACTTAAGGCAGAGACAAGAACAATGATATTGCTTTTATAGCGGTCTTTTAAAAAATCAATCACCGTTATGTAATTATTTTTTCTTGCCATGATGGCAAACTTTTTTCCCAATACCATTAAGACAAAGTAGCCAGCAGGCAGTTGCGCCATTGACAGCAGCACCCAGCCTAAACCGGTTGTATAGGCAACACCAGGTCCGCCGATAAAGCTACTGGCACTTCCGTATGTAGCAATCAGTGTCATAGCCAGCACAAATCCGCCCAATTCTCTGCCACCAAGAAAATATTCCTGAAGAAAATTCGTGGACGTTTTTACAAACCGATTGGCCCAAACACCAATCAAAAAATAGAGAATCAGAAAAAAGGATAATGGGATAATAACAGCTGTATTCATTTTCTATTCCCCTCTTCCTCTTCAAACGGTACCTCTTTAAAAAAGAATTTTACACATAGAGAAACGATAATGAACATGATAATCGTTCCAACTACGCAGCTATAAAAGAACCATTCAGGTAGCCCCAAAATATAATTGTATTTTCGCGGGTCCCCTGATCCCAATCCATATGCAAAACCATACCAGCAAAGAAAATTAATAATGACTAAGATAACGCCGATAACAGCTTCCTTATGGGCGATTTTAAACCTTTTATCCTCCAATTTTACCCACCTCTCTTTTACGGATTAGCTTGCCCGGAAAATAAATAAGCTATCATTGAATTTTTCTAGTTTTCACAGCAAAAAACTCCAGGCAGCGATTGCCTCTGGAGCTTATTCAACACTATTATCGGTTACATATTCAAAAGCTTTAGTTTTATACAGGTCTTTTTTCAGCTATCAGTCTCTAATTGCTCCTCTGGTCTTGCCCCACTTTGTAGGGCTGCAATTGTAAGACCAAAATCCATTTGAAGATGTGGGTAATCCTTAAACCGAGCCCAATCTCCACCCCATTCAAATCCAAGACCCTTTGCAAGAGCAACCACTTCCGTCCAATCCGGAGTGCTGTTTCCATTCCCATCATACTTCATATCCCAAATAACATCACCAGAGGGAATCTTTAATGCAAAATCGACTGCGAGTCCAAAGTTATGATAGGACTCGCCTCCCTTTGCATAAGTGACAATTGAGCCCTCTGTTGAACGACCTTTTTCATATAATTGATCCTGATCCTCTGCACTTCTGAAATCATCCGTTATAGCAACCTCAATCCCTTTTTCAGCAGCCTGTTGTATCAGCTGATTTGTCTTTTCCTCTACTACCGGATGAAGCCCCTCCGGCATGGTTGTACTATGGTTAATCTCAACATCCCCATCCGGCTGGATTAAATATTGGAAATATAAAATTACAACAATAAACACAAGAATAAATGTAACGAAAGAACTACCCATCCATTTCCTTTTCAACATGCCTAATCCCTTCCTAATTGAACTAACTCTATTATACGAAAAATACAAGATGATAGTTTCATAATACAAAAGAAATCACCTAAGACTTTAGTGCTTATTTTCGCAGTTAATAATGTGTAATTTCACTCAATAAAGACGCAAATACCGGCAATGATTATGGTATTATTTACTCATAACCAATGCTGGGCTGGAGGGATTCTGGTGTTTTTTACAAAACAAAAGCAAGAGAAACAGACATGGGAGCCAATAAGAGGAGCAGGGAAAATTGTTATATCTAATGAAAGCGTTATAAAA of the Bacillus tuaregi genome contains:
- a CDS encoding metal-dependent hydrolase; this encodes MDTGTHVVMGLALGGLATLDPVVASSSATATSVFISVMVGSQAPDIDTVLKLRNNAIYIRNHRGITHSIPAILLWPIGIMAVVYPFFPTADLLHLWLWTFLAVFLHVFVDIFNAYGTQALRPFSSKWVALGVINTFDPFIFGIHVLGIILWLFGANPGYIFAAIYAILVIYYIVRCFVRQNVYRKVLLRIPDATEIIIAPTMRFHQWKIAVMNKHQFFVGRSVNRQVQILDQFNRVEVPETPVLEAAKKDENLAAFLSFSPVYRWEVDEYDDHYEVRFIDLRYRSKDYYPFVAVVHLDLDLNILTSYTGWIFSEEKLRKKLDIIPS
- a CDS encoding small, acid-soluble spore protein K, giving the protein MRNKEKGFPNLNNNKLEGEPRAKAEYASKRADGTINTHPQERMRASSHRDIDTSNLF
- a CDS encoding YfhH family protein, with amino-acid sequence MEQQEKRYSQLSEYELHQEIAKLHEKARKAEQMGMVNEFAVLERKAVMAKAYLLNPEDFIPGEIYQIEGDPGAYFKIDYLNGVFAWGHRLRNGQEEEALPISMLVKLQ
- the recX gene encoding recombination regulator RecX; protein product: MPIITKITTQQKNKERYNLFLDDGNGEKYAFSVDEGVLVKYQLKKGMELDDFLITEIHYDDDIRKAYNRALQYLTRRIRSESEVRTYLAEKEVDEPIIQEVIIKLYEYQFLNDEQYAIAYVRTQMNTTDKGTVLIRNELKEKGISDKFINDALKEYPYEAQLDKAKVLCEKSAQKNQKDSERVLRAKLEQKLIRKGFGFDIIAEAIEGTNLQRNDDGMEALSYQAGKLKRKFAAETGYAYEQKMKSALYRKGFSLEQIEAYFNQQEWND
- a CDS encoding YfhE family protein, with protein sequence MAKKTDKEKSALSSMQAVTYQREFKMADRAGGFMDRKGRK
- a CDS encoding YfhD family protein, with translation MGRAQGHKTRDRNKSSLPQVPKNMKYDRMSEEYAQELNNQISREEQALSNAANQRNQGNKG
- a CDS encoding YfhD family protein is translated as MARKNQFQNNLKSDGIDEEFSRELADQEDLEAQARAEAANQRVKRKNK
- the panF gene encoding sodium/pantothenate symporter, which encodes MNTAVIIPLSFFLILYFLIGVWANRFVKTSTNFLQEYFLGGRELGGFVLAMTLIATYGSASSFIGGPGVAYTTGLGWVLLSMAQLPAGYFVLMVLGKKFAIMARKNNYITVIDFLKDRYKSNIIVLVSALSIIIFLFSSMIAQWVGGGRLIESLTGLSYQASLLIFAFTVLLYVLIGGFRAVVLTDTVQGIVMLVGTIILLIATIVVGGGLPAIMSSLAAENPDFISPYGADRQLTSLYVSTFWILIGVGVIGLPQMAVRAMSYKDSKSMHQAIIIGTIVIGTIMFGMHLIGVLARAVLPGIEIGDKVMPMLTLKVLSPFLAGLVLSAPMAAIMSTISSLLILVSSTIVKDIFLNFIKPDATEKQIKQTSLWVTTVIGATVILFALNPPELLAWLNLFAFGGLESVFLWPIVLGLYWGKGNKYGAISSMIIGMGSYILIDRVFPSAFGMHTVVLPVLLSLVTYVLVSLTTVSSGTRCMRAE
- a CDS encoding YhdT family protein; the encoded protein is MEDKRFKIAHKEAVIGVILVIINFLCWYGFAYGLGSGDPRKYNYILGLPEWFFYSCVVGTIIMFIIVSLCVKFFFKEVPFEEEEGNRK
- a CDS encoding M15 family metallopeptidase — translated: MLKRKWMGSSFVTFILVFIVVILYFQYLIQPDGDVEINHSTTMPEGLHPVVEEKTNQLIQQAAEKGIEVAITDDFRSAEDQDQLYEKGRSTEGSIVTYAKGGESYHNFGLAVDFALKIPSGDVIWDMKYDGNGNSTPDWTEVVALAKGLGFEWGGDWARFKDYPHLQMDFGLTIAALQSGARPEEQLETDS